In Candidatus Defluviibacterium haderslevense, the following are encoded in one genomic region:
- a CDS encoding energy transducer TonB: protein MKTNINSENLFDDIIFENRNKNYGAYQLRRTYNDHMAKAMCLTIIMIITFIVSSNILAKTKLKIIDPMVINVKPDSLIIINFPTIPKTKPYFNNQNHKFKTTKVVTPRIVNDKEDIKEINIPTVDEIRLVSIGTETSDGDTLTNINGIEQGDIIKTGTLTGSSESTFVDFAEVMPSFPGGAEKLYKYLQKNINYPNIARENRIEGTVIVGFIVSQFGEILNVEAMRKIGGGCDEEAVRVISQMPKWNPGQHRNKTVAVKYSLPLKFKLIN from the coding sequence ATGAAAACTAACATTAATTCAGAAAATCTATTCGATGATATCATCTTCGAAAATCGAAACAAAAATTATGGTGCTTATCAACTTCGAAGAACCTATAATGATCATATGGCTAAGGCAATGTGTTTAACAATAATTATGATAATAACTTTCATTGTTTCTTCAAATATTTTAGCTAAAACTAAATTAAAAATAATCGACCCAATGGTGATAAATGTTAAACCGGATTCTTTAATAATTATAAACTTTCCTACTATACCAAAAACTAAACCTTACTTCAATAATCAAAATCATAAATTTAAAACCACAAAAGTTGTAACTCCAAGAATTGTTAATGACAAAGAAGACATAAAAGAAATTAATATTCCAACCGTCGATGAAATCAGATTGGTATCCATCGGGACTGAAACTTCTGATGGTGATACTCTTACAAATATAAATGGTATCGAGCAAGGTGATATTATTAAAACTGGAACATTAACTGGATCATCTGAATCCACTTTTGTTGATTTTGCTGAAGTCATGCCCAGTTTTCCTGGTGGTGCTGAAAAATTATATAAATATTTACAAAAAAATATTAACTACCCTAATATTGCTCGAGAAAACCGAATTGAAGGTACCGTTATCGTTGGGTTTATAGTTTCTCAATTTGGTGAAATACTTAATGTTGAAGCTATGAGAAAAATTGGTGGTGGTTGTGATGAAGAAGCAGTTAGAGTTATTTCTCAAATGCCTAAATGGAATCCTGGACAACACAGAAATAAAACAGTTGCTGTAAAGTATTCACTTCCACTAAAATTTAAACTGATTAATTAG
- the mscL gene encoding large conductance mechanosensitive channel protein MscL, with the protein MFKEFKDFAMRGGLIDIAVGLVLAAAFGTIVSSFVDGMFMPLVSKIFQFGDFKEAKIVLDQAVLGADGKIATPENAIYYGTFISSIINFIIIAFVMFLIVKAVNSTKKTEVAAPAGPSSEQLLTEIRDLLAKK; encoded by the coding sequence ATGTTCAAGGAATTTAAAGATTTTGCAATGCGCGGTGGATTAATTGACATCGCAGTAGGTTTGGTACTCGCAGCTGCCTTCGGTACTATAGTTTCTAGTTTTGTGGATGGTATGTTTATGCCATTAGTATCTAAAATATTCCAATTTGGTGACTTCAAAGAAGCAAAAATTGTTTTAGATCAAGCTGTTTTAGGAGCTGATGGAAAAATTGCCACACCTGAAAATGCAATATATTATGGAACTTTTATTTCCTCAATTATTAATTTCATAATCATCGCGTTTGTAATGTTCTTAATAGTCAAAGCTGTAAATTCTACTAAGAAAACAGAAGTCGCAGCACCTGCTGGTCCAAGTTCAGAACAACTATTAACAGAAATTAGAGATCTGCTCGCAAAAAAGTAA